AAGCACTATTACACCACCACCCAGTAGCATAAACAAGCTCCGTTGTGTGGAGGATAATTGTAGCGCAATTCGGTTAGATGTAAACATTGTAGCAGTAAACGATGCTGCTGCCATAAGCCCCCAAGCAATACCACGCCAGTTGGGTAGGGTATTACTCTCTATAAGGTTGGTAGCTAGTGCGGTACCCGTAAGCACAATAATTACAGCAATAACTTTACGTAACGATGGTAGTTGTTTGGTTAATATAGCCTCTAACACAACGCCCATCCATACCGTTTGCATTAGCATTACAATACCTATAGATACAGGGATGTATCGTACTGCCAAATAGTAAAATATGCTTGTAAACCCTAACGATGTACCTGCAACCATGAGCTGCCCAATTGCTTTGCCCGATGCTTTTACTACAGTACTACCATTTCGTTTTTTTTGAAATGCATTTATAAGTAGCATGCCCAATATACCCAATATAAATTGCGATGAGGTTACCTCGGCAGTAGTGTAGCCCTCATTATAGGCTAGTTTTACAAAGGTTGCCAGCATACCATAGCTGGTAGCACCTAAACCCACTAAAAAAACACCTTTAAGTATATTGTTTTGCGACATGGTAATCTGAATTTGAAAAGCGGGCAAAGATACAGGAATGTAAATTACCTGAAAAGGAACTTATTACTATTTAAACAATTAGTTACATACTAAACTAACTGTTTTTATAGTTGTAGTACTATCACAATCAACATAATCAACCCAATGCGAATTACTATTGTACTACTACTTACTTTATTTAGTTGTGCCGATGGCACTAAAAAAGAGCACGCTACAGCTATTACTGTAAACCCTATTGCAGATTATACAGCAACACATTCTGAAGCATTAGCGTTTTGTAAAAATGAAAACTTTTGTACCGATTATTATTTTTTGATAGATATGAGTATTCACTCAGGGAAAAATAGGTTTTACATTTATGATTTTAATGCTAAAAAAATAACTGATAAACGATTGGTTACCCATGGTAGTTGTGATGCTTATTGGCAGAACCCTACCAAGTATACAAAGGCAAAATTTAGCAATCGAGCCGAAAGCCATTGCTCCTCTAAAGGAAAATACAAAATGGGTAGTCGTGATTATAGCTCGTGGGGTATTAATGTAAAGTATTGGCTTGAGGGACTGGAAGAAACCAATAGTAATGCTAAAGACAGGATAATAGTATTGCATTCGTGGGATGCAGTTGCCGATAAAGAAATTTATCCCAACTACAGCCCATTAAGTTGGGGTTGCCCAGCGGTATCCAACAACTTTATGCGCCAATTGGATGCAAAGCTTAAAAAGACAGAAAAACCAGTTTTACTTTGGATAATAGAATAATTAAAACACCCCTTTTAATGCAGCATTTGTAATGCCAATTTTTGTAGCGTCAAAACTAAACTTATCTTTTAGTAGCGATGCATAAACACTTCTAAAGTCAATTTTATAGTGTAAATCCCCATTGCTATCAAGATTAAGCAAATCAGGATTTGTGCCTATAATTTTCCCGTTGTTTTTTCCGCCAATAATAAACATAGGTGCTGCTGTACCATGGTCAGTACCATTACCATTATCCTGAACTCTTCGCCCAAACTCCGAGAAAATTACAATAGTTACATCCTGTAATTTATTAGCCGTTTTCATATCATTGTAAAAAGCATAAACAGCATCGTTTACATCTTCGAGCCGATTAGCATGTTCTGATTTTTGATTGCCATGAGTATCAAAACCACTAAGCGACGTATAGTATATTTTTGAGTTCAATCCCCCTCGTATCAATTGTCCCATCCAAGCTAGATTTTTTGCTAGTTTGGTTTTTGGGTATGGTATAGCACTTGGCATCGCTTTATTTAAAGCAGCTTCTAACGCATCAGCACCATCTACAACCGAGCCTGCTATTTTACGAACAAAATCCAATTGCGGATTATCTGAAAGTTTTGTATTTACAGGCTTGCCATAGGTTTTTAAACGTGTTGGGTTTTGAAGTGTTAATGCATTTGGATTTGTACCTTTTAAAGCCAAATTATCAATATTATCGAAATTAATACCTCCAACAGGGTGGTGTTCCTTATAATGATGGTCTAGGAAACGCCCTAACCAACCATCTTGCCCGTATGCTGATGATGCAGTTGCTGTTTGCCATATTTCCTGACTCCGAAAATGTGATCGGTTGGGCTCGGGGTAACCAACATTTTGTATTACAGTGAGGTCTCCTTTTTGTTGTATATCAGCAAGTCCGCGTAGTTTTGGGTGGAACCCCATGCCATTAGTGCCAGCAATAATATCGTTTTTGTTTACACCTACAGATGGACGCAATTTATAATACAATTCATTTTGGTAAGGAATATAAGTGTTTAGCCCATCGTTACCGCCTGATAACTGAATGAATACGATACAATTGTTACCATTACCACTAATGTTTTGTAGTGCGTAATTGTATAAAAAATCAGGAACCATAAGTAAGCCGCCTGTACAAGTACCTGTAAGTTTAAAAAAGTTTCTTCTGTTCATGATTATCTTTTTTAAATTAATTGAAATTCAGGTGTTCGTACCATATAATTAAAAAGCCGCATAACAGCATTATTAGCACCCTCATCGTATGGGTTAAAATCGTGGGTGAGTATTGCCTCTAAATTTTCCTGTGTTATAGCATCAGCATCAAATAAGAGCCTATTTTTTAATTCGGCTATTATGGCAATATTATTATTTTTGCTCCATTGCAGGCTAACATTAAAATTAGCCAAATATTCCTCATTTTCATTACCTACAGAACGCAGCATTTTTTTATCGAGATTTCTCCCCCTACAATACAAGTTTGCTATTTGGTTACGTTGTTGGTACAATTGTGCTGTAAGCCAATAGGTACCGCCGCTCCAGCCCTTAACGTTAGGTTGGCTAAACAAATCCATGCCTTGTTGCCTTATAAACAATGCTGTTAGTTTATGGTTCTGGTTTTTTATACCCAGCTCATCATGCAATTGTAATGTATACGTTAATGGGTCTTTTATTTTACTTCCTGCTGTAGGTTTGGCAAACTCCTCAGTAAATATTTTATTAAGTAGTGGCTGTATCTCGTAATCTTGTTCACGCAAGTAGTCCCCATAGTATACTATCAATTCATCCGAAGGATTATCGTATATAAACCATTGTAATAGCTTACGTGTTATTAAATACGGTGCGTTTTTTTGCTGAAAAATAATATCAACCATAGCATCGCTTTTAAATACGCCTTGCTTTCCAAAATAAGTAAACGGCTCATTATTGGTTAGTGCTTCTCGGTAGTAGCCATTATATTCGCCAGCTACCAAGCCAGCAAGCCCTTTAGCTCCGTTGGTAATGTCAGTTTCGCTATAGTTTCCTTCGCCAAGTGTAAATAGCTCCAATAGTTCACGGCTCAGGTTTTCATTAAATCCTTTTTTTGTATTTTTATTATTGTCCAAATACACTATCATAGCATTACTGCGTAGTATTTGTTTGGTAAGTTCTCTAAAATTACCAAAGGCATTTTCCCGTAATAGTTTGTTATGGCTATACAGCCAATAGTTTACTTTTACTTTTTTGTAGGTGGCTACGTAGTGGTTGTGCCAAAAAAGGGTCATTTTTTCCCTTAGCGGATGGGCTTCGGTAGCCATCGTATCTATCCACCACGCTTTCATATTAAAAAAGATTTTTTTTTCTTTTTCAAGACTGCTCCTTATTTTTTTTCGATTTCCTTTTATAGATTGCCTTATTTGTCTTACTTCGGCTAATGTTTTTGGAGTATCGTTAAAAATGCTATCTGGAGGTGTTGTAACCTGCGATGTAAATGAGTTGTTTAGGAATTGCTGAATGCCCTGTTGCTCTATGGCTTTTGCTTGTTTGCCACTAAAACCCAATCGTAACGACCATAGTGTACTTCTATTCATAACAATGCCTAATTAAGGAATAATATATTTGTTTGGACTGTTATTAACGCAAAAAGTTTACCATAATTACTTTTTTATTTTTTTGTTGGCTTCGTCAATTAAATCACTAAGATGTATTTGTAGTGCGCGTACTGATATGCTTATTTCCCAAAATGATACGGCGAGTGATACTAGCATGAGTAGTAAACTAAAACCAAATAGGTACATGGCCCATGTTTGAATGTCGAAAAAAAGTAAGGTTAATGAGAATACAGAGAAGAATAGGCTGAGTACTCCATACATTTGCATGTGCCGTATGAGTGTTAGCCTCGAATTAAGGTTTTTAATTTCGAGTAATATGCTTTTGGTGTGTTTCTCTTCGTAATTCTTTTTCAGCCCGCGTACTATTCCTGCTATGGTTAAAAAGCGGTTGGTATATGCTAATAGTATTAATGATGTTGCAGAAAATAGTAGTGCTGGTGTTTCGAGCGATAGTTGCATAATTAATTGCCTAAAATAAAGGGGGTCGTGCTGTAATATAGGTATGGAACAGCGAGTCTTTAAATTTATAATATCTATCTCGAATTTTAATCAATTCGGAGCCATATTCTTCTTTTACGAGTTGCCCAACGTATTGGCTTGCATTTTCTACACCCTGCTCTTCCGAAACTCTGTAGGCATCGGTAGTAAAAATATCACCATTTTCTTGTACGCTAGCGGCAAGTGCTTTTAACACTATTTCTCTTTGTTTGGATAATGCCACAGCATTTCGGTAACGACCTTCTAGTACAGGGTCTGCCTCCCTTTCGGCAATATCTGTTAGCACTTTTTTTATGTACTCTCTGCTTACATTACGTACAGACTCTAAATAGGCACTTTTGTAGGTTTGTTTGCCAAGCAAATGCATAATGTACGGATGCCCGTTGGCTAGTGCGATGAGCTGATTTGTAGCTTCCTCATCAAGTAATATAGTATTATTAATTGATGCTTCGGCATTACGAACAATTTGCCTAAGATCCTCATTATTCATCTTCCTAAGGTTTATAACACTCCAGGCAAAAAGCCTATCAGAACTTAGGTGCTTTTTCATTAACTCTTGGATGTTATCGGCTACTCCAACAATACAAAACTTAAGTTCAGGAATGTTTGTTGCTAACGATTTTAGGAATGAAGCAAAGCCTGACGTATCTGGAATTTGATTGAACTCATCAATAACAATAAGAATTCCATTTTTAGTTATCTTGCTTCGTATCAAGTCCATTACAACATTTTGAAACGTAACCTGAATGTTTTCGTTTGATGCTATTGATGTATTTGACGTTTCTCTTGAAACATTAGAGTTAATTTTATTTGCCAAATATTTATAGAGACCAGTTTTTGATTCTTTCTTAAACTGTTCAATTTCTTCTTTAGATGCTTTTACCTCCTGCATCCACTCTAGTAACCCCCCTCTTGTAGTGAGTAATCTGTTAAGTAACTCGTCTGTATTTTGTACCGAATCGCCAGAGGCATAATACAGAGTTAAAAAATCCAAAGTTTCATCATGATAAATTCCTAATTTATCCAATAGGCTATTATCACCAGTACTCATATTAACAATTTGTCTGGATAAAGAGGATTTTCCAATCCCCCTGTTTCCTACAATAGCAATATTAGTACCTTCAGATAATAATGCATTATAACATTCAGTAACGGATTCTTCTCTTCCAGAAAATCTATCTGGATTTGCTATTTCTCTTGATGGTAGAAATGCATTGTTTACCTGATTGAGTGTAATCTTGGTCATGCGGTGGGGTTGTGTTGGTAATGTAAATAACAATAGTTCGGCTTTCCAAAAATAAAAAACCTGTAGCATTAACCACAGGTTTTTTATCGAGTATATCAGCATTTTATCGATTCTTTATCTAAAATATAG
The Flavobacterium litorale genome window above contains:
- a CDS encoding DUF1800 family protein, producing the protein MNRSTLWSLRLGFSGKQAKAIEQQGIQQFLNNSFTSQVTTPPDSIFNDTPKTLAEVRQIRQSIKGNRKKIRSSLEKEKKIFFNMKAWWIDTMATEAHPLREKMTLFWHNHYVATYKKVKVNYWLYSHNKLLRENAFGNFRELTKQILRSNAMIVYLDNNKNTKKGFNENLSRELLELFTLGEGNYSETDITNGAKGLAGLVAGEYNGYYREALTNNEPFTYFGKQGVFKSDAMVDIIFQQKNAPYLITRKLLQWFIYDNPSDELIVYYGDYLREQDYEIQPLLNKIFTEEFAKPTAGSKIKDPLTYTLQLHDELGIKNQNHKLTALFIRQQGMDLFSQPNVKGWSGGTYWLTAQLYQQRNQIANLYCRGRNLDKKMLRSVGNENEEYLANFNVSLQWSKNNNIAIIAELKNRLLFDADAITQENLEAILTHDFNPYDEGANNAVMRLFNYMVRTPEFQLI
- a CDS encoding DUF2721 domain-containing protein, whose protein sequence is MQLSLETPALLFSATSLILLAYTNRFLTIAGIVRGLKKNYEEKHTKSILLEIKNLNSRLTLIRHMQMYGVLSLFFSVFSLTLLFFDIQTWAMYLFGFSLLLMLVSLAVSFWEISISVRALQIHLSDLIDEANKKIKK
- a CDS encoding EamA family transporter produces the protein MSQNNILKGVFLVGLGATSYGMLATFVKLAYNEGYTTAEVTSSQFILGILGMLLINAFQKKRNGSTVVKASGKAIGQLMVAGTSLGFTSIFYYLAVRYIPVSIGIVMLMQTVWMGVVLEAILTKQLPSLRKVIAVIIVLTGTALATNLIESNTLPNWRGIAWGLMAAASFTATMFTSNRIALQLSSTQRSLFMLLGGGVIVLAFAIYTWTGTFNTDIFLKWGIVLSLFGTIIPPILMNAGFPHTGIGLGSIVSSLELPVSVMMAYVLLSEKVTLLQWTGIILIITAIIVMNVNRRKKG
- a CDS encoding murein L,D-transpeptidase catalytic domain-containing protein, which encodes MRITIVLLLTLFSCADGTKKEHATAITVNPIADYTATHSEALAFCKNENFCTDYYFLIDMSIHSGKNRFYIYDFNAKKITDKRLVTHGSCDAYWQNPTKYTKAKFSNRAESHCSSKGKYKMGSRDYSSWGINVKYWLEGLEETNSNAKDRIIVLHSWDAVADKEIYPNYSPLSWGCPAVSNNFMRQLDAKLKKTEKPVLLWIIE
- a CDS encoding nSTAND1 domain-containing NTPase, with amino-acid sequence MLQVFYFWKAELLLFTLPTQPHRMTKITLNQVNNAFLPSREIANPDRFSGREESVTECYNALLSEGTNIAIVGNRGIGKSSLSRQIVNMSTGDNSLLDKLGIYHDETLDFLTLYYASGDSVQNTDELLNRLLTTRGGLLEWMQEVKASKEEIEQFKKESKTGLYKYLANKINSNVSRETSNTSIASNENIQVTFQNVVMDLIRSKITKNGILIVIDEFNQIPDTSGFASFLKSLATNIPELKFCIVGVADNIQELMKKHLSSDRLFAWSVINLRKMNNEDLRQIVRNAEASINNTILLDEEATNQLIALANGHPYIMHLLGKQTYKSAYLESVRNVSREYIKKVLTDIAEREADPVLEGRYRNAVALSKQREIVLKALAASVQENGDIFTTDAYRVSEEQGVENASQYVGQLVKEEYGSELIKIRDRYYKFKDSLFHTYITARPPLF
- a CDS encoding DUF1501 domain-containing protein; the protein is MNRRNFFKLTGTCTGGLLMVPDFLYNYALQNISGNGNNCIVFIQLSGGNDGLNTYIPYQNELYYKLRPSVGVNKNDIIAGTNGMGFHPKLRGLADIQQKGDLTVIQNVGYPEPNRSHFRSQEIWQTATASSAYGQDGWLGRFLDHHYKEHHPVGGINFDNIDNLALKGTNPNALTLQNPTRLKTYGKPVNTKLSDNPQLDFVRKIAGSVVDGADALEAALNKAMPSAIPYPKTKLAKNLAWMGQLIRGGLNSKIYYTSLSGFDTHGNQKSEHANRLEDVNDAVYAFYNDMKTANKLQDVTIVIFSEFGRRVQDNGNGTDHGTAAPMFIIGGKNNGKIIGTNPDLLNLDSNGDLHYKIDFRSVYASLLKDKFSFDATKIGITNAALKGVF